From the genome of Candidatus Deferrimicrobium borealis:
GGGCCTCCCGGCCCGCCTCGCTTCGATCCTGTCTACGGTCGGGCCGTCGCCGGGCGATTCGTCGCCGCGCTCGCTGTCGGGCGGAGGGGCGCTTCCCGATGAAGCGTACGGCCATCGCCTCCCGGAGGTCGGCACCGGGTCGGCGTTCCTGAAAATCCTGGAGGGGTGCGACAACCGGTGCGCCTACTGCGCGATTCCGGCGATCCGGGGCCCCCTGCGGAGCCGCGGCCGGGAGTCCCTTCTCGCGGAAGCGAGGCTTCTGGTGCGCCGGGGCGCCCGGGAACTGAACCTCATCGGGCAGGACATTACCGCGTACGGCATGGACCGCGGGGAAAAGGGGGGGCTCGTCTCCCTGGTGCGCGCCCTCTGCGCCGTCCGGGGAGTCCGCTGGATCCGCCTCCTCTATCTTTATCCCTCCCGCGTCGACGACGGAATCGTCGATCTTCTACGATCGGAGGAGAAGGTGTGCCGCTACCTGGACGTTCCCGTCCAGCACATCGACCCGGGGATCCTCCGCCGGATGGGGCGGACGTACGGGCCCGACGCCATTTACCGGATGCTCGACCGGCTCCGGGACGGGGTTCCCGGCCTCTTCCTGCGGACGTCCCTGATCGTCGGTTTCCCCGGGGAGACGCGGGCCGCCTTCGATCGCCTGCTCCGTTTCGTCGACGAAGCCCGGTGGGATTACCTCGGAGTCTTCCCCTACTCGCGGGAAGAGGGGACCCCCGCGTTCCGGATGCCATCGCAGGTCCCGGATCGGACGAAGGAAGAGCGTGCGCGCCGGGTGCGCGACGCCCAGGCCGACCTCCTCGCCGCTGGCAACGCGTCGCGGGTCGGGCAAGCCCTCGATGTGCTCGTGGAAAAAACCGGCGCCCGCGGAAAGGCCGTCGGCCGCCACCGGGGCCAGGCGCCGGAGGTCGACGGCTCCGTGATCCTCTCCGGATTCGACGGGAAACCGGGCTCCATCGTCCGGGCCCGTGTGACCGGTGCGAAGGAGTGGGATTTGCGGGGGGTCGTCGTGCGCTCCCGGGGTTCCGAATCCGATTGACTCCGGTCGGCTCCCGGGTATACTAATGCAATTTTATTTTCCTGGCAGAGGCGGGCCCAGACATGAAGACGATCAAGGAGATGTTGCTGAAGAAGCGGGAGGATCTCGTTCTTGAGATCGGCAGGCGCTCCAAGGCGAGCACGGAGTCCGCGGCGCAGGACATCGGCGACATCCTCGACTCGGTGTCCGAGGAGCGGACCCGCGAGCTCGACCTGATCCTGACCGACCGCGAGAAGAGGAAGTTGGCCCAGATCGACGACGCCATCGACCGGATCGAGGAGAACACCTACGGGCTTTGCGAGGAGTGCGGCATCAAGATCCCGAAGGCGCGGCTCAAGGTGTTGCCGTTCGCGACCTATTGCGTGGAGTGCCAGGAGAAGAACGAGCGGGAGGAGAAGTACACCCGCGAGGAATCGGAGGACGGGATCCGGAAGGTTCCGGTCGCGGACGTCGAGGAGTAGGGGCAGGACGCTGTTGATCTACTCCTTGTCCTCCCGGACGGCGCGACGGAACTCTTCCACCGCGAGGTTATGCTCCGGAAGCGTCCGTGAGAACGTGTGGGACCCGTCGTTCTTCGACACGAAGTAAAGGTACTCCGACTTCGACGGGTTCAGGGCGGCGGCGAGCGACGCGAGCCCCGGGTTGGCGATCGGCCCCGGTGGCAGCCCCCGGTTCCGGTAGGTGTTGTACGGTCCCGCCGTCCGCAGATCCTCGCGCGTCACCGTCCCGTCGAATCGCCCCACCCCGTAGATCACCGTCGGGTCCATCTGGAGCGGCATGCCGATGGCCAGGCGGTTCCGGATGACCGCCGACACGATCGGCTTCTCCTCCTCCACCCCGGTCTCCTTCTCGATGATGGAGGCGATCGTCACGACCTGGTGCAGGGAAAGGCCCATCTCCCCCGCTCGCTTTTCCGCATCCGGGGGGACTTTCCTGCGGAACTGCCTCACCATGAACTCGAGGATCTCCTCCGGGGTGACGGGTTTCACGAAGAGGTATCTGTCGGGGAAGAGATACCCCTCCGCGCTCTCGCCCATGATCCCCAGCCGCTGGAGCAGGGCAGGCGAGGCGGACGTGGCGAGGAACACCTCCTTCGTGACCAGCCTTTCCTCCTCCAGCATCTTCGCGATGTCGTAGAGGTTTGCCCCCGGGGGCACCGTCACCTCGTATTTAATGACGTCCCCGCGGGTCAGTCTCCGCCACGCCTCGAAGGCCGACGGGGGCGTCGGGAAGGCGTACTCCCCGTAGTGGAGCTGCCGCCCCGAGTTCGTCAGGAGGACCAGCGCGCGGAACGCCAGCGGGTGGGGGAGGATCCCATCTTCCCGAAGGATCCCGACCACCCCGGGAAGCCGGCTCCCCTTCGGAACGAGCACCAGTTTCCCCTCCCAGCTTCTGGCCGGATACGTGTCGAAGAGGAAGAAGGCGGAAAGGAGCGCCACCGTCAGTAATATGATGGCCACGCCCCGGCCGATGCGCCGGGGACGGTCGGAGGCGGTGTTCATTTCCGTCGCCGGGAGTCCAGGGCAGCCTGGAGCAGGAACATCGCCGAGAGGCTGTCCCGGATCCCCTTCCGGTCGACCCTCCGCACCCCGGAAGCGATGAGATGCCGCTCGGACTGCACCGAGGTCAGCCGCTCGTCCCACATCGTCACCGGCAGGGAGGTTTCGGCCTGTAATCGCGTGCCGAAGGCTCTCGCCCGTACCGCAGCGGGTCCCTCGTCGCCGTTGAGGAGGAGGGGGAGGCCGAGCACCACGGAGGTCACCCCCATTTCCGCCGCGAGGCGGGCGAGGGAGACGATATCCTTCCTGTCCCCCTCCCGCGGGATCGGCGGGAGCGGTTGTACGGTCAACCCGAGGGGGTCGGACACGGCCACCCCGATCCTGCGGCTGCCGTAATCCAGCCCGAGAACCCTCTCTCCGGTGATGTTGTCTCCCATGGCTCCCTCCGATTTGAGTTTACGTGCCGGCCGCCGCCATCGTCAACCGGCCGGATTGACGAACCGATCCTCTTCCGGTAAGAGTATTCGAAACGGGATTCGGGGCCGGTTTTGCCGGCGGCCTCGAGAGAAGGCGGGGGAAACGGAAAATGATCGCGCGGATCGAGGAGGTGCTGGGCAAACTTCTGTCGGACCCTTCCGCGGCGGTGCGGGAAGCCGCGTCCGGGTCGATGGACCGTACCTTCGCCAAGCGGTCGCTGGAGGCGTTCCGGTCCAGGATCCTCGGCGGCACCGTCGAGGAGAAGCTCCGCGCGATCTACGCCGCCGCGGATTTGGGCGGATCGGATGGGGTATCCCTTCTCCTGCAGGCGCTTTCGGACCGCGATGCGGAGATCCGGGGGGCGGCCGTCCGAGCGTTGTCCTCGTTCCCCTCGCCGGGCGTGATCAAGTCCCTGTGGGAGATGCTCCCGCGGGAGCGGGGGGTCGTGCTCGGCAATCTCCTCGAGACGCTGGGCGCGTCCGGGCGGAGGGAACTGGCCCCGCACGTCGAGAAGTTCCTCGACCACCCCGAACCGGAGGTCCGGGCGAAGGCGGTGAAGGCGTTCTCCCGCTTGTGCGACGGTCCGGGGTGGGAAAAGATTCTGTCGCGCGCCGGGGACCCGAACGAAACCGTCCGCGCCGCGGTGGCGGAGGCGCTGGGGTGCTGGTCGTCGTCCCCGCGCTCCTGAGGGTTACCCTGATACGGCCTGCAGGATCCCGCTCATCGGCACGGGCGGGTGCATCAGCGGGTTGACGGTCCCGAGGATCACCCGACGGGGTCTCCCCGAGGACGGGTCGGGCTCCTTCAGGTCCACCCCCTGCGGGGCGGCCAGCGGGTTCCCCGACCGGTCGAACACGATCGCCACTTTCGGCTCGCCCTTTCCCCCGTCCGGGATTCCGGTCACGACCCCGACCTCCATCGTGCTCAGCCGTACCATGGTGCCGACGGGGTAGACGCCGAGGGACCGCTCCATCAGTTCCACAAGATCCGGATCGAGCGATTTTCCCGCCAACTTCCGCATGATCTCGAGCGCCTGCTGCGGTGTCCGCGCCTTCTGGTAGGATCGCATGGTCGTCAGCGCGTCGTAGCAGTCGGCGACCGCGATGACGTGGGAGTACGGGTTCATCCGGTACTCCGGCTCGGGTCGCGGGTAGCCGGTGCGGTCGAACCGCATGTGGTGCTCCCGCACGACGGCGCGCGTCGATTCCTGGATGTGCGTCATCTTCCCGAGGATGCCGAACCCTTCCTCGGGGTGCTTCTTGATCTCCTCGAACTCCTCGACGGTCAAGGTTCCGGGCTTCCGGATGAGATCGAGGGCGAGCTGCGTCTTCCCGACGTCGTGGAGCAGTCCGGCGACCCCGACGCCGATCCGCTCGGTTTCGGCCAGTCCGAGGGTATCGGCCACGGCCAGGGAGAGCACGGAGACGTTCACCGAATGGTTGTAGGTGTATTCGTCGAAGTTCTTGATCAGGGTCAGGGCCAGCATGGCGTCGCGGTTCCGCGAGACCATCCCGCTCATCTCCCGGACCGCCCGGTCGGATTCCGCGCCGTCCGGCGTTTTCCCGTTCCGCACGTCCTTCAGGGCCCGGACCACGACATTCAAGGCATTCCCGTAAATCTCCCGGGCGAGGGTGAAGTCGTCCTTCTCCTCTTCTTCGGTCGCAGTGATCCGGATGTGGGTGACCCCCCAACGTGCGAGGCGCGACTTGATCTCCGGGATCGGCAGCCCCTGCTCCTTCGTCTCGTGCAGGAACCGGACGAACAGCTCGATGTCCGTGATCGAGACGCCGCGCTCGAAGATGACGGCGGGGAGCCCGATGGCCCCGAGCCGGGCCATGAAGAGTTCGAGGGAAGAGGTCAACTGGAAGATGGGAACCCCCTCGAGGACGAGGGTCCCGTCCGAGACGGTGAGGGCAAGCTCCGACCGGTCGAAAAAGATCGGAGCGAGCTCCAGATGACACTTTTCCACGGGTGTTCGGACCAGGGGGTGTGTGGCCGGGTACAGCCCCCGATTTTTCAGCGATGCCCCCAGAGAACGGATGACCGCGGCGATCGCGCTCTCCATCTGTCTTCGGTCCACGTCGTTTCCCCTCTCTTACGTTACGCGTCTCGCGATGATGCGCTCGGCCTCGGTCCGGAGCGACCGGTCGGCGGAACGGCGGGCCCGCTCGATAACCTCCTCCGACCGCTCTCCCTTAATCTTTGAGATGCTCCTGAGGGCGTGGAATTTCATCGCGAGGAACTTTTTCGTGGACCACAGGGCGCGCAGGGCGAGAATCTCCTCGAGGGCGGTGACCGACTCGTCGGTGCCGATCACCCGGAGGGAGTCGATCGCCTCGTGGGCCAGCCTGTAGTTCGGGTAGAGGATGAGTTTGGCCGCCGCCCGGCGGTACAACGTGACGATCGCCTCCGTTTCCTTCTTCGACGACAGGGCCGCGGTCGCGGTGAGGGCCACCGTTTCCTCGGGGAAGAAGCAGAGATCGCAGAGGGCGGCGACGGAGGAAGGGTGGGGGATCCTCGAGAGCGCCTTGATCGCCTCCTTCTTGACACGCAGGTCGGGATGGGAAAGCGTGGCGACGATGTGCGGCGCCAGGTCGGGCATTCCGAGGGTTCCGAGGACGCTGATCATGTTTCGCACCATGTACCAGCGGGAGTCCGTCAGGTTCTCCAGGATCGTGGGGACCGCGATCCTTCCAATACGCGTCACGATCTCGACGATCGCCTTCCGGACGAGCAGGTCCTCCTCCTCGGCGAGGGCCTGGAGCAGCGGCCCGACGGAGCGCTCTTCCAGAGCGACGAGCACCGCGTCGGCCTCCTCGCGACCACGGACTCCGCGCTTCTTGAGCAGGCCGATGTAATGCGCCACCAGTTCTTCGGAGGCCACTTCCTTGATCCCGAGGCGGGCGAGTCCGGCGATCTCGTCGCTTCCCCCGGGAGGAGCCTCTATGTGCCGGACGAAGATCGTCATCGCCTGCGTCGAGTATTCGATCTTCCGCTCGGCGCGTTCCGCGAGGAGGAACCGCGAAAACTCCACGATGTGCCCGCGGTAGGCGGAGGGGTCGGTCTCCTTCGCGATCCGCGCGATCAAGGTTTCGATCGTGACGACTTCCTCGGGAAGCACATCGTCCTGCAGCGGGTTGTCCGAGGTCGCCGGCAGGTCATCGGTGAGTTCCTCCGGCGGGATCTCCTCGAGTTCCTCCTCCTTCAGGAGATCCGTGAGTCGGTCGTAGTCCACCCGGTTTGCCCAGATCCGCGTCACTTTCATCCGAAGCAGGATCCGCTCCAGCCCCCCGGCGTCCTGGACTTCTGCCGGATCCAGCGTGATGGCCTTGAGACACGAGGCGACCTCGCCCGGGTGGAGGTTGGGAAGGAAGATGATCCGCGCCACGCGCCGCAGGTACAGCTCCCGGTTGAGGTCGATGACCGCCTTGTTCCCGCCGGAGGGCAGAGGGACGTCCCGATAGAGGAGGGCGCTCTTCGTGACGTCGATCGAAAGACCCTCTTCGGGCAGGGGGACAGCCTCGAACAGCTGGATGATCTTCGTGACGGCTTGCAGCAGGACAGGGTGGTCGGCGGGGTAAAAGCTCGCGCTTTTGATCCCCTTGGCGAACTCGGTGACCGCCTGCGTGACCCGCTGCAGGTAAAGGTCGTCCGGTGTTTCCGGGCGCTCGGTCATTCCATCGTTGGAAAATGAGGTTTCATTGTCATACAGTAGTAAATATCCGACATGGGCGCCGTACAAGTCAATCGTTTTCGGGGAAACCGGTGGGTTCGCGGAGGGTTGCGCGCCGTCGCCACGGGGTTCGGAGCGGGCCGGTTTCCCGTTGCCCCCGGCACGGCGGGGACCCTGGTCGCCCTGCCCCTCTGGTACTGGTCCGGAGGGTGGGGGGTGCGTCATCTTCTCCTCCTGTGCGCGGTGCTCCTCGTTTCCATCCCCGCGGCGCGGGAGGAGATCGCCGCGACGGGAAGTCCGGACCCCGGATCGGTGGTCATCGACGAGATCGCCGGGATGCTGCTTGCGGCCACCGGTGTCCCCTGGGGGGTTCGCCCCGTCCTCCTGCTCTTCCTGCTGTTCCGCGTCTTCGACGTGTACAAATTCGGGCCCGCGGCGTGGCTCGACGCCCGCAGGGGAGCCGTCTACGTGGTGGCGGACGACCTGGCGGCAGGGGTGTGCGCGGGCCTCGCATACCGGGGGATCGGTTGGCTGATCGGTTGACCTCCTCGGCGGCGAAGTCGCTTGGAGCGGCGTTGTCCGCCTCCGGGAAGACCCTCGTCGTGGCGGAATCGTGCACGGGGGGCCTGTTGGGGGGTGCGATCACCTCGATCCCCGGCAGTTCCCTCTATTTTTCCGGCGGCGTCCTGGCGTACGGCAATTCCGCGAAGATCTCGCTGCTCGGCGTTCCACCCGCCCTGATCGCCGCGCGCGGAGCGGTGAGTCGCGAGGTGGCTGTTGCCATGGCGGACGGGGTCCTCTCCATCTTCCGTGCGGACCTTGCGATCGCCGTCACCGGTGTGGCGGGGCCCGGCGGTGGAAGTCGCGGGAAGCCGGTAGGGACGGTGTGGGTGGCCGTCGTTTCCCCGGGCGGGGTGCGGTATGCGCACCGGTTCCGGTTTTCCGGAGGCCGCGAGGCGGTCCGCCGGGAAACCGTCAGGGCCTCGCTGTGCGCCGCAATCGACGTTCTGCGATCCGATGCCGCGGGGGGGGAATGAGAGCGTTCCTCGGCATCGGTCTTCCCGCCGGTACCCGGGAAGCCATCGTGTCTGCGACCGAAATTTTCCGTGGTCTCCACGCCCCCGTCGCATGGACGTCACCGGAGAACCTGCACATCACCCTGAATTTCCTGGGTGAAATTTTGCCGGAGCGGGTGGCGCCCCTGCAGCGGTCGATGCGGGTCGCAGCTGCCGGAATCGGCCCGTTCTCGTTGGCGGCGGCGGGAGGGGGAGCGTTTCCCGGCACGAGAAACCCGCGAATCTTCTGGGTCGGGTTCCTGGAACCGCTTGAATTGGTAAGGCAGTTGCAACAGAATATGGGGAACGCTCTTTCGGGTGCCGGGTTTTCCCGGGAGGACCGCCCGTTCCACCCGCACATCACGGTCGGGCGTACCCGCGGGGCGCTCCCTCCAGCCTGGGGAGAGCGGTTTGTCCAGTCGCTTTCCGGGAAGGGATTCGGCGTCGTCCCCGTGTCGTCCTTCACGTTGTACGAAAGCCGCCTGGGGCCGGGGGGGGCGGTCTATGCCCCGCTGTGCGATTTTCGCCTCGAAGGCCCCGAAAAGCGGGAAACACGAGAGGAGAAGGAACCATGAGCCAGGATACAGGACGCCGGAAGGCGCTCGACATGGCCGTCGCGGCGATCGAGAAGAATTACGGCAAGGGAGCGATCATGCGGCTGGGATCGGACGCCCCCGTCGAGATCGTCCCCATCATCTCCACCGGCGCGATCTCCCTCGACGCCGCCCTCGGCATCGGCGGGATCCCGCGGGGACGCGTCACGGAGATCTTCGGGCCGGAATCGTCCGGCAAGACCACGCTCGCCCTTCACATCATCGCGGAGGCGCAACGCACCGGGGGGATCGCCGGGTTCATCGACGCGGAGCACGCCCTGGACCTTTCGTATGCGAGAAAGCTGGGGATCTCCACGGAGGATCTCCTGATCTCCCAGCCCGACACGGGGGAGCAGGCCCTCGAGATCGCGGAGATGCTCGTCCGCAGCGGCGCGCTCGACGTCCTGGTGGTCGACTCCGTCGCCGCCCTGGTCCCGAAGGCGGAGATCGAGGGGGAGATGGGGGACGCCCACATGGGGCTCCAGGCCCGTCTCATGTCCCAGGCGCTGCGCAAGCTCACCGGAACGATCAGCAAGTCCCGGACGGCAATCGTCTTCATCAACCAGATCCGGCAGAAGATCGGGGTCATGTTCGGCAATCCCGAGACCACCACCGGGGGCAACGCGCTCAAGTTCTACGCCACCGTTCGGCTGGACATCCGCCGGATCGCGCAGATCAAGAAGGACGACTCCGTAATCGGCGGCCGTACGCGGGTCAAGGTGGTGAAAAACAAGCTCGCCCCGCCCTTCCGCGAGGCGGAGTTCGACATCCTTTACGGGGAAGGGATTTCCCGGGAGGGCGACATCCTCGACCTCGGGGTGGAGCAGGACGTCGTGGAGAAGAGCGGCGCATGGTACTCTGTCGGCGGGGAGCGGATCGGGCAGGGACGGGAGAACGCCCGCCTGTTCCTCAAGGAGCACCCCGATATGGCCGGCGACCTGGCGAAGAAGATCCTCGCGAAGCGCGGGATCGTGACGGCCGGCGAGGCGGCGACGGAAGGAGCGTGACCCCTTGGACCTGAACGAAATCCTTCGTGCGGCGGCGAAGCACGGGGCCTCGGACGTGCACCTCAAGGTGGGACTTCCCCCCGTCTTCCGGATCAACGGAAAGCTCGTGCCCCTCAAGGTCCCCGAGCCGCTGACGCCCGGGGATCTGGAGGCGATGACGGAGGTCGTTTTCCAGGAGGGCCAGAGGGAGCGGTTCGAGCGGCGCCACGAGCTCGACTGCGCCTACGGCGTCCCGGGGCTGGGCCGGTTCCGCGTCAACGTGTTCCAGCAGCGGGGGACGATCGGCATCGCGATGCGGCTCGTTCCCGTCGGAGTCAGGACCTTCGAGGATCTCCACCTCCCCAAGGTGATGGAAAAGATCGCCCTGGAGGAGCGGGGGCTCATCCTTTGCACCGGGACGACCGGGTGCGGCAAGTCCACCACGCTTGCGGCGATGGTCCAGTACATCAACACGCATCGCAGCTGCCACGTCATGACGATCGAGGACCCGATCGAGTTCCTTCTGCGCGACGGCAAGAGCATCATCAACCAGCGGGAGCTCGGGGTGGACACGTCGTCGTTCGCCGAGGCGCTGAAGAGCGCCCTCCGGCAGGATCCCGACGTGATCCTCGTCGGGGAGATGCGCGACCTCGAGACGATCGAGACGGCGATCGTCGCCGCGGAAACGGGGCACCTCGTCCTGTCGACGCTGCACACCATGGACGCCGGCGAAACGATCAACCGGATCGTGGCGTCGTTTCCCCCGTTCCAGCAGAAGCAGATCCGCCTGCAGCTGGCCTCCGTCCTCAAGGCGGTAATTTCGCAGCGGCTGCTTCCCCGCGCGGACGGGCAGGGGCGCGTTCCCGCCTCGGAGATCCTCCTGAACACCGCCCGGATCCGGGAATACATCGAGGACAAGGACAAGACCCGCAAGATCCGCGAGGCGATCGCGCAGGGGTTCGTGAGCTACGGGATGCAGACCTTCGACCAGTCCCTCCTGACCCTCCTGAAGGAGGGGCTCGTCACCCTCGACGAGGCCCTCCGGCAGGCCAGCAACCCGGACGACTTCGCCTTGCGGGTCCGTGGGGTCTCCTCGACCTCGGACCTCACGTGGGAAGATTTTGAAAAGGACGGTCCCCCGAAGCCCTCGTAAGGCAGACGCCGGCCGGCCCCCGGGCGGGGGAATCGAGCTCGCCGTCGGGATGCTGGCGCGTCGCCCCTTGAGCGAGGGAGAGGTGGCGCTGCGGCTCGCGCGCAAGGGGGTCGCCGAAGGCGAGATCCCCGCGGTCCTCTCGCGCCTGCGGGAACTGGGGCTGCTCGGGGACGCGGCGTTGTGCCGCCGGCTGGCGCGTTCGTACCAGGAGGACCGGCGGTACGGGCCCGCGAAGATCGCATGGAAACTCGCGTCGCGCCGCTTCTCCCGGGACCTCGTCGAGGAGGCGCTCCGGGAGGTCGCTTCCCCCCGGGCGGTGGCCGAGGCCGCCGCGATCGCGCTTCGGAGGAAGTTCCGGGAAGGGATACCCCCGGGGCGGGAGGGGGCCGCGAAGGCGTACCGGTTTCTGGCCGGGCGCGGCTTCCCGCCCGACGCCTGCCGGGCCGCCGTCGGACCGGGGCGGACCGAATCATCCCAAGGAGACTGATCCATGTCCATGACGGGTGCGCAGCTCCGCTCCGCCTTCCTGGAGTATTTCGGAAAGAACGGGCACAAGATCCTGCCCAGCGCCTCGCTGATCCCCACGAACGATCCGACCCTGCTGTTCACGAACTCCGGGATGGTGCAGTTCAAGGAGTATTTCCTCGGGCAGTCGACGGCCGACTGGAAGCGCGCGGCCACGGCCCAGCGGTGCCTGCGGGTCAGCGGCAAGCACAACGACCTCGAGAACGTGGGCTACACGGCGCGACACCACACGCTCTTCGAGATGTTGGGGAACTTCTCCTTCGGCGATTACTTCAAGAAGGAGGCGATCTTCTTCGGGTGGGACTTCCTCACCCGCGAGGTCGGCCTCGACGGCGCGAGGATGACCGTCTCCGTATTCCGCGAGGATGACGAGGCGTACGACCTCTGGAACAAGACGATGGGGATTCCCGCCTCGCGGATCGTCCGGTTCGACGAGAAGGACAACTTCTGGTCGATGGGCGCCACGGGACCATGCGGCCCCTGCTCCGAGATCCTCTACGATCAGGGGGAGGGAGTCGGGTGCGGCCTCCCCGGGTGTGCGGTCGGGTGCGACTGCGACCGGTTTCTCGAGATCTGGAACCTCGTGTTCATGCAATTCGACCAGGACGAGTCGGGTACGCGGACCCCGCTGCCGAAGCCGAGCATCGATACCGGGATGGGGCTCGAGCGGCTTGCCGGCGTGGTGCAGGGTGTGACCAGCAACTACGACACGGACCTGTTCCGGCCGATCCTCGACGGGATCTCCCGGCAGTGCGGCGTGCCCATCGGGAAATCCCCGGGGCTCGACGCGGCGATGCGGGTCGTCGCAGACCACGCGCGGGCCACCGCCTTCCTCATCGCCGACGGGATCGTCCCCTCCAACGAGGGGCGCGGGTACGTGCTGCGCCGGATCATGCGCCGGGCGCTGCGTCACGGGAAGAAGCTCGGCTTCGACGGCCCCTTCCTTCACCGGGTCGCGGGCGTCGTGGTCGGGGAGTTCCGGGAGGCGTACCCGGAACTCGCCCAGAGCGCGTCGTTCATCGACACGGTGGCGTTCCAGGAGGAGCGGCGATTCCTCGAGACGCTGGACGCGGGCCTGCGGATGGTCGAGGAGGAGTTCTCCCGCATGTCCGGGGGCGGCAACGTCTTCCCCGGAGAGGTCGCGTTCAAGCTCTATGACACGTACGGGTTCCCGGCGGACCTCACCGCGGACCTGTGTCGGGAGCGGGGGGTTGCCCTCGATTCGGCCGGGTTCGAGAAGGAGATGGAAAAACAGCGCGCCCAATCCAGGGTCTCGTGGAAAGGCGGCGACGTCGGCGCGCAGGACGCCCTGGCCGGCGAGCTCTCCCGCGCGGGGATCTCCGTCGGCTTCGTCGGGTACGAGCGGATGGAATCGGACGCCCGCGTCGTGGCGGTCTTCCGCCAGGGCGCGCGGGTCGCTGCCGCGGCGCAGGGCGAGGAAGCGGAGCTGGTAACCGACGTGACGCCCTTCTACGGGGAATCCGGCGGCCAGGCGGGGGACACCGGCGACGTCCAGGGGGACGGCTTCGCCCTCCGGGTGGAGGACACCCGCAGGGTGTCCTCCGACCAGGTCGTCCACCGGGTCAAGGTCCTGTCGGGGACGCTCCGGGAGGGGCTGGGTGCCCGGCTCCGGGTGGACGAATCGTCCCGGCGGCTCACGCAGGGGAACCACACGGCGACGCACCTGCTCCAGGCGGCGCTGCGGAAGATCCTGGGCACCCATGTGAAGCAGGCCGGTTCGTATGTCGGGCCCGACAAGCTCCGGTTCGACTTTTCCCACTTCGAGGCGCTCTCTCCCGAAACGCTTTCCGCGGTCGAAGAGGAGGTGAACCGGGTCGTCTTCTCCCCGCGGCCCGTCACGTGGGAATCCCTGCCGTACGAACAGGCGGTGGCGGCCGGAGCGATGGCGTTCTTCGGGGAGAAGTACGCGGACATCGTCCGGATGGTCACGGTCCCGGAGGTGAGCCGGGAACTGTGCGGCGGGACGCACGTGCGGAACACCGCCGA
Proteins encoded in this window:
- a CDS encoding HD-GYP domain-containing protein, with protein sequence MDRRQMESAIAAVIRSLGASLKNRGLYPATHPLVRTPVEKCHLELAPIFFDRSELALTVSDGTLVLEGVPIFQLTSSLELFMARLGAIGLPAVIFERGVSITDIELFVRFLHETKEQGLPIPEIKSRLARWGVTHIRITATEEEEKDDFTLAREIYGNALNVVVRALKDVRNGKTPDGAESDRAVREMSGMVSRNRDAMLALTLIKNFDEYTYNHSVNVSVLSLAVADTLGLAETERIGVGVAGLLHDVGKTQLALDLIRKPGTLTVEEFEEIKKHPEEGFGILGKMTHIQESTRAVVREHHMRFDRTGYPRPEPEYRMNPYSHVIAVADCYDALTTMRSYQKARTPQQALEIMRKLAGKSLDPDLVELMERSLGVYPVGTMVRLSTMEVGVVTGIPDGGKGEPKVAIVFDRSGNPLAAPQGVDLKEPDPSSGRPRRVILGTVNPLMHPPVPMSGILQAVSG
- a CDS encoding TraR/DksA family transcriptional regulator, producing the protein MKTIKEMLLKKREDLVLEIGRRSKASTESAAQDIGDILDSVSEERTRELDLILTDREKRKLAQIDDAIDRIEENTYGLCEECGIKIPKARLKVLPFATYCVECQEKNEREEKYTREESEDGIRKVPVADVEE
- a CDS encoding HEAT repeat domain-containing protein — its product is MTERPETPDDLYLQRVTQAVTEFAKGIKSASFYPADHPVLLQAVTKIIQLFEAVPLPEEGLSIDVTKSALLYRDVPLPSGGNKAVIDLNRELYLRRVARIIFLPNLHPGEVASCLKAITLDPAEVQDAGGLERILLRMKVTRIWANRVDYDRLTDLLKEEELEEIPPEELTDDLPATSDNPLQDDVLPEEVVTIETLIARIAKETDPSAYRGHIVEFSRFLLAERAERKIEYSTQAMTIFVRHIEAPPGGSDEIAGLARLGIKEVASEELVAHYIGLLKKRGVRGREEADAVLVALEERSVGPLLQALAEEEDLLVRKAIVEIVTRIGRIAVPTILENLTDSRWYMVRNMISVLGTLGMPDLAPHIVATLSHPDLRVKKEAIKALSRIPHPSSVAALCDLCFFPEETVALTATAALSSKKETEAIVTLYRRAAAKLILYPNYRLAHEAIDSLRVIGTDESVTALEEILALRALWSTKKFLAMKFHALRSISKIKGERSEEVIERARRSADRSLRTEAERIIARRVT
- a CDS encoding phosphatidylglycerophosphatase A → MGAVQVNRFRGNRWVRGGLRAVATGFGAGRFPVAPGTAGTLVALPLWYWSGGWGVRHLLLLCAVLLVSIPAAREEIAATGSPDPGSVVIDEIAGMLLAATGVPWGVRPVLLLFLLFRVFDVYKFGPAAWLDARRGAVYVVADDLAAGVCAGLAYRGIGWLIG
- a CDS encoding HEAT repeat domain-containing protein, which produces MIARIEEVLGKLLSDPSAAVREAASGSMDRTFAKRSLEAFRSRILGGTVEEKLRAIYAAADLGGSDGVSLLLQALSDRDAEIRGAAVRALSSFPSPGVIKSLWEMLPRERGVVLGNLLETLGASGRRELAPHVEKFLDHPEPEVRAKAVKAFSRLCDGPGWEKILSRAGDPNETVRAAVAEALGCWSSSPRS
- the ruvX gene encoding Holliday junction resolvase RuvX, which translates into the protein MGDNITGERVLGLDYGSRRIGVAVSDPLGLTVQPLPPIPREGDRKDIVSLARLAAEMGVTSVVLGLPLLLNGDEGPAAVRARAFGTRLQAETSLPVTMWDERLTSVQSERHLIASGVRRVDRKGIRDSLSAMFLLQAALDSRRRK
- the rimO gene encoding 30S ribosomal protein S12 methylthiotransferase RimO — protein: MTRAARKEATVRIHNLGCGKNAVDAEVMAGLLSEGGFLVVPGGRADAAVLNTCGFVRAAKEESIEAILSLAAEKRRGRIRRLVVAGCMAQRYRDELPELLPEVDLFLGPGDIPGLPARLASILSTVGPSPGDSSPRSLSGGGALPDEAYGHRLPEVGTGSAFLKILEGCDNRCAYCAIPAIRGPLRSRGRESLLAEARLLVRRGARELNLIGQDITAYGMDRGEKGGLVSLVRALCAVRGVRWIRLLYLYPSRVDDGIVDLLRSEEKVCRYLDVPVQHIDPGILRRMGRTYGPDAIYRMLDRLRDGVPGLFLRTSLIVGFPGETRAAFDRLLRFVDEARWDYLGVFPYSREEGTPAFRMPSQVPDRTKEERARRVRDAQADLLAAGNASRVGQALDVLVEKTGARGKAVGRHRGQAPEVDGSVILSGFDGKPGSIVRARVTGAKEWDLRGVVVRSRGSESD
- the mltG gene encoding endolytic transglycosylase MltG, with protein sequence MNTASDRPRRIGRGVAIILLTVALLSAFFLFDTYPARSWEGKLVLVPKGSRLPGVVGILREDGILPHPLAFRALVLLTNSGRQLHYGEYAFPTPPSAFEAWRRLTRGDVIKYEVTVPPGANLYDIAKMLEEERLVTKEVFLATSASPALLQRLGIMGESAEGYLFPDRYLFVKPVTPEEILEFMVRQFRRKVPPDAEKRAGEMGLSLHQVVTIASIIEKETGVEEEKPIVSAVIRNRLAIGMPLQMDPTVIYGVGRFDGTVTREDLRTAGPYNTYRNRGLPPGPIANPGLASLAAALNPSKSEYLYFVSKNDGSHTFSRTLPEHNLAVEEFRRAVREDKE